The following proteins are encoded in a genomic region of Arachis stenosperma cultivar V10309 chromosome 4, arast.V10309.gnm1.PFL2, whole genome shotgun sequence:
- the LOC130973132 gene encoding pentatricopeptide repeat-containing protein At2g01860, producing the protein MVYAVSFPGVHFVPLGRILCRHNRFILAAHSNRRRSTKNVQLPRRAKQPPEFGVNLFLKKPSATPETTEEDTDFREGGSIVANEEEEEEKENTIVLWESDEIEAISSLFQGRIPQKPGKLERKRPLPLPVPYKLRPLGLPTPKRLVKLAAPAVASSRASMAKKVYKSPSFLVGLAREINKLKPDKDVSIVLGKWVQFLRKGSLSMTIRELGHMGLPERALQTFNWAQKQHHLYPDDWILASTVEVLARNHELKIPFNIEKFTALASRGVLEAMIKGFIKGGNLKLALEVLLVARRDKRMLDPSIYAKLILELGKNPDRHKYVESLLDELGERDELNLSQQDCTAIMKVCNKLGKFELVESLFSWFIQSSSEPNVVMFSCLIHSRYTQKKYREALAVVWEMEASNCLFDLPAYRVVIKLFVALNDLPRAVRYFSKLKEAGFSPTYGIYKDLLGIYMASGRMAKCKDICKEAEEAGFKLDKYLASPDLLNQKQ; encoded by the coding sequence ATGGTCTACGCGGTGTCATTTCCTGGTGTTCATTTTGTTCCATTGGGAAGAATTCTGTGCAGACATAACAGATTCATTTTAGCTGCACATTCAAATAGGAGAAGATCAACAAAGAATGTCCAGCTTCCACGACGTGCCAAGCAACCTCCAGAGTTTGGCGTTAATCTGTTCTTGAAGAAGCCTAGCGCCACCCCTGAAACAACTGAGGAAGATACTGATTTCCGTGAAGGAGGATCTATTGTTGCCAacgaagaggaagaagaggaaaaagaaaatactattgTTCTTTGGGAATCTGATGAGATTGAAGCCATCTCTTCCTTGTTTCAAGGGAGAATCCCACAGAAGCCTGGAAAATTAGAACGGAAAAGACCTCTTCCACTTCCAGTTCCCTACAAGCTTCGACCCTTGGGACTACCTACACCAAAACGACTAGTGAAATTAGCAGCACCAGCAGTAGCTTCATCCCGTGCTTCTATGGCTAAGAAAGTGTATAAGAGCCCAAGTTTCCTAGTTGGGTTAGCAAGAGAGATCAATAAGCTTAAACCAGACAAAGATGTATCTATAGTTCTTGGAAAATGGGTGCAGTTCCTAAGGAAGGGATCCTTATCAATGACAATACGGGAATTAGGTCATATGGGGCTCCCTGAGAGAGCTTTGCAGACATTCAATTGGGCACAAAAGCAACATCATCTCTACCCAGATGATTGGATTCTGGCCTCAACGGTTGAAGTTTTGGCCAGGAACCATGAGTTGAAGATTCCATTCAACATCGAAAAGTTCACTGCTTTGGCAAGTCGTGGTGTTTTGGAGGCAATGATAAAGGGTTTCATTAAAGGCGGAAACCTTAAGCTTGCATTGGAGGTTCTTTTAGTTGCAAGAAGGGACAAAAGAATGTTGGATCCAAGCATTTATGCGAAACTGATATTAGAACTTGGAAAGAACCCTGATAGACACAAGTATGTAGAGTCATTATTAGATGAACTTGGAGAAAGAGACGAATTGAATCTAAGCCAGCAAGATTGTACAGCTATAATGAAAGTGTGCAATAAGTTAGGGAAATTTGAATTAGTCGAGAGCCTGTTTAGCTGGTTCATACAGTCCAGTTCCGAACCAAATGTTGTCATGTTCAGTTGTTTGATTCACAGCCGCTACACGCAGAAGAAATACAGGGAGGCATTGGCTGTAGTTTGGGAAATGGAGGCTTCAAACTGCCTCTTTGATCTTCCGGCTTATCGTGTGGTGATAAAGCTGTTTGTTGCTTTGAATGATCTACCTAGAGCTGTGAGATATTTTTCAAAGCTTAAAGAAGCAGGATTTTCTCCCACTTATGGCATATACAAGGACTTGCTTGGAATCTACATGGCCTCCGGAAGAATGGCAAAGTGCAAGGATATCTGCAAGGAGGCAGAGGAAGCAGGATTCAAGCTGGATAAATATTTGGCCTCACCCGATTTGTTGAATCAAAAGCAATAG